One Thunnus thynnus chromosome 21, fThuThy2.1, whole genome shotgun sequence DNA segment encodes these proteins:
- the ccny gene encoding cyclin-Y isoform X5: MEYNPSDHPRASTIFLSKSQTDGEHSFAVANRRVREKRKSLYINHHHPGPVRRKYSSCSTIFLDDSTVSQPNLKYTIKCVALAIYYHIKNREVDGRMLLDIFDEKLHPLSKSEVPPDYDKHDPEQKQIYRFVRTLFSAAQLTAECAIVTLVYLERLLTYAEIDICPANWKRIVLGAILLASKVWDDQAVWNVDYCQILKDITVEDMNELERQFLELLQFNINVPSSVYAKYYFDLRSLAEANNLSFPLEPLSRDKAQKLEAISRLCDDKYKDLRKLAKKRSVSADNLTVVRWCPAIIS, encoded by the exons ttgCTGTGGCCAACAGGAGAG TTCGAGAAAAAAGGAAGAGCCTTTACATCAACCAT CATCATCCCGGCCCAGTGAGACGAAAGTACAGCTCATGCTCCACTATATTCCTTGATGACAGCACTGTCAGTCAGCCCAACCTCAAATACACCATCAAATG TGTAGCCCTCGCAATATACTACCACATAAAGAACAG AGAGGTCGACGGAAGAATGTTGTTAGACATTTTTGATGAGAAGCTGCACCCGCTCTCG AAGTCTGAGGTTCCTCCTGATTATGACAAACATGATCCTGAGCAGAAGCAGATCTATCGCTTTGTCAGGACGCTGTTCAGCGCCGCGCAGCTCACTGCTGAGTGTGCCATTGTTACattg GTGTATTTGGAGAGGCTCCTGACCTATGCTGAGATCGACATTTGCCCCGCCAACTGGAAGCGTATCGTGTTGGGAGCCATCCTCCTGGCATCCAAGGTCTGGGACGACCAGGCGGTCTGGAACGTCGACTACTGCCAAATTCTCAAGGATATCACTGTGGAGGACAT GAATGAGCTGGAGCGTCAGTTTCTGGAGCTGCTGCAGTTCAACATCAACGTGCCGTCCAGCGTCTACGCCAAGTACTACTTTGACCTGCGCTCCCTGGCTGAGGCGAACAACCTCAGCTTCCCCCTGGAACCCCTCAGCAGGGACAAGGCCCAGAAACTAGAG GCCATCTCACGGTTGTGTGACGACAAATACAAGGACTTGAGGAAACTAGCCAAGAAGCGGTCAGTGAGTGCAGACAACCTGACGGTGGTGCGGTGGTGTCCAGCCATCATTTCCTAA
- the gjd4 gene encoding gap junction delta-4 protein: MAGSTASEVIFISVNHSITLMGKVWLIVMIFLRVLILLFAGYPLYQDEQERFVCNTIQPGCANVCYDLFSPISLFRFWLVQLITLCLPYIIFIIYVVHKVSNGLNVDLSSSGPIKTMQLYKIHQETFSKTSVNKMALGAERGWARCFTGAYILHLMFRTLLEAGFGAAHYYLFGFYIPRRFLCQHPPCTTQVDCYISRPTEKTVMLNFMLGAAALSLFLNVLDFICAIKRSVRQKGKRKMIVEKIYEEQSFLSAGEGSRGIDPNASLTQQDPEAEAAQTGSFRKRRGSKGSCGKGTFALGQEAPSLERSSLPHSPGPLGCNTNGNNGCSASQEEALERDGSELALCPPEPVGTPRSIRVSKRSRLKPPPPPRRDLGLLPGVLAGPTGDVSTATAVCTRRVGQYTLVELGSGAELQTNDEGQEKRSEWV; the protein is encoded by the exons ATGGCGGGCTCAACTGCCTCCGAGGTTATCTTTATCTCTGTCAATCACAGCATCACCTTGATGG GAAAGGTGTGGCTCATTGTGATGATCTTCCTCCGTGTCCTGATCCTTCTCTTTGCTGGTTATCCTCTCTACCAGGATGAGCAAGAGCGATTTGTATGTAACACCATTCAGCCTGGCTGTGCCAACGTATGCTATGATCTATtttcccccatctctctctttcgctTCTGGCTGGTGCAGCTCATTACCTTATGTCTCCCTTACATCATCTTTATCATCTACGTGGTCCATAAGGTCTCAAATGGGCTCAATGTGGACCTGAGCTCCTCAGGTCCAATCAAAACTATGCAGCTGTACAAGATTCACCAGGAGACGTTCAGCAAGACGTCCGTAAACAAGATGGCTCTAGGGGCTGAGCGAGGGTGGGCACGATGCTTCACAGGAGCCTACATCCTCCATTTGATGTTCAGGACATTGCTGGAGGCAGGGTTTGGGGCAGCTCACTATTATTTGTTTGGTTTCTACATCCCCAGGAGGTTCCTGTGCCAGCACCCTCCATGCACTACTCAGGTGGACTGCTACATCTCCAGGCCCACTGAGAAGACTGTAATGCTCAACTTCATGCTCGGTGCAGCCGCTCTGTCCCTTTTTCTAAATGTGCTGGATTTCATCTGTGCCATCAAGCGCTCTGTGAGGCAGAAGGGCAAGAGGAAGATGATAGTGGAGAAGATATATGAGGAGCAAAGTTTCCTTTCAGCTGGGGAAGGCTCCAGGGGTATAGATCCAAATGCCTCCCTGACTCAACAGGATCCAGAGGCAGAGGCTGCTCAAACAGGGAGTTTCCGGAAGAGGCGAGGCAGCAAGGGTTCTTGCGGAAAGGGAACATTTGCTCTAGGTCAGGAGGCACCCTCTCTGGAGCGCTCCTCTCTACCTCATTCTCCAGGACCTCTGGGCTGCAACACCAATGGAAACAACGGCTGCTCCGCTTCCCAAGAGGAGGCTTTGGAGAGGGATGGCAGTGAGCTGGCTCTCTGTCCCCCAGAGCCCGTGGGCACACCCAGATCCATTCGTGTTAGTAAACGCAGCAGACTCAAGCCACCGCCTCCGCCCAGACGGGACCTTGGGTTGCTCCCTGGGGTGTTAGCAGGGCCCACCGGGGATGTTTCCACAGCAACAGCAGTCTGTACCAGGAGGGTGGGTCAGTACACGCTGGTTGAATTAGGTAGCGGTGCAGAGCTCCAGACCAATGATGAAGGGCAGGAGAAAAGATCTGAGTGGGTATGA
- the ccny gene encoding cyclin-Y isoform X7, which produces MEYNPSDHPRASTIFLSKSQTDVREKRKSLYINHHHPGPVRRKYSSCSTIFLDDSTVSQPNLKYTIKCVALAIYYHIKNREVDGRMLLDIFDEKLHPLSKSEVPPDYDKHDPEQKQIYRFVRTLFSAAQLTAECAIVTLVYLERLLTYAEIDICPANWKRIVLGAILLASKVWDDQAVWNVDYCQILKDITVEDMNELERQFLELLQFNINVPSSVYAKYYFDLRSLAEANNLSFPLEPLSRDKAQKLEAISRLCDDKYKDLRKLAKKRSVSADNLTVVRWCPAIIS; this is translated from the exons TTCGAGAAAAAAGGAAGAGCCTTTACATCAACCAT CATCATCCCGGCCCAGTGAGACGAAAGTACAGCTCATGCTCCACTATATTCCTTGATGACAGCACTGTCAGTCAGCCCAACCTCAAATACACCATCAAATG TGTAGCCCTCGCAATATACTACCACATAAAGAACAG AGAGGTCGACGGAAGAATGTTGTTAGACATTTTTGATGAGAAGCTGCACCCGCTCTCG AAGTCTGAGGTTCCTCCTGATTATGACAAACATGATCCTGAGCAGAAGCAGATCTATCGCTTTGTCAGGACGCTGTTCAGCGCCGCGCAGCTCACTGCTGAGTGTGCCATTGTTACattg GTGTATTTGGAGAGGCTCCTGACCTATGCTGAGATCGACATTTGCCCCGCCAACTGGAAGCGTATCGTGTTGGGAGCCATCCTCCTGGCATCCAAGGTCTGGGACGACCAGGCGGTCTGGAACGTCGACTACTGCCAAATTCTCAAGGATATCACTGTGGAGGACAT GAATGAGCTGGAGCGTCAGTTTCTGGAGCTGCTGCAGTTCAACATCAACGTGCCGTCCAGCGTCTACGCCAAGTACTACTTTGACCTGCGCTCCCTGGCTGAGGCGAACAACCTCAGCTTCCCCCTGGAACCCCTCAGCAGGGACAAGGCCCAGAAACTAGAG GCCATCTCACGGTTGTGTGACGACAAATACAAGGACTTGAGGAAACTAGCCAAGAAGCGGTCAGTGAGTGCAGACAACCTGACGGTGGTGCGGTGGTGTCCAGCCATCATTTCCTAA
- the ccny gene encoding cyclin-Y isoform X6, which translates to MEYNPSDHPRASTIFLSKSQTDGEHSFREKRKSLYINHHHPGPVRRKYSSCSTIFLDDSTVSQPNLKYTIKCVALAIYYHIKNREVDGRMLLDIFDEKLHPLSKSEVPPDYDKHDPEQKQIYRFVRTLFSAAQLTAECAIVTLVYLERLLTYAEIDICPANWKRIVLGAILLASKVWDDQAVWNVDYCQILKDITVEDMNELERQFLELLQFNINVPSSVYAKYYFDLRSLAEANNLSFPLEPLSRDKAQKLEAISRLCDDKYKDLRKLAKKRSVSADNLTVVRWCPAIIS; encoded by the exons TTCGAGAAAAAAGGAAGAGCCTTTACATCAACCAT CATCATCCCGGCCCAGTGAGACGAAAGTACAGCTCATGCTCCACTATATTCCTTGATGACAGCACTGTCAGTCAGCCCAACCTCAAATACACCATCAAATG TGTAGCCCTCGCAATATACTACCACATAAAGAACAG AGAGGTCGACGGAAGAATGTTGTTAGACATTTTTGATGAGAAGCTGCACCCGCTCTCG AAGTCTGAGGTTCCTCCTGATTATGACAAACATGATCCTGAGCAGAAGCAGATCTATCGCTTTGTCAGGACGCTGTTCAGCGCCGCGCAGCTCACTGCTGAGTGTGCCATTGTTACattg GTGTATTTGGAGAGGCTCCTGACCTATGCTGAGATCGACATTTGCCCCGCCAACTGGAAGCGTATCGTGTTGGGAGCCATCCTCCTGGCATCCAAGGTCTGGGACGACCAGGCGGTCTGGAACGTCGACTACTGCCAAATTCTCAAGGATATCACTGTGGAGGACAT GAATGAGCTGGAGCGTCAGTTTCTGGAGCTGCTGCAGTTCAACATCAACGTGCCGTCCAGCGTCTACGCCAAGTACTACTTTGACCTGCGCTCCCTGGCTGAGGCGAACAACCTCAGCTTCCCCCTGGAACCCCTCAGCAGGGACAAGGCCCAGAAACTAGAG GCCATCTCACGGTTGTGTGACGACAAATACAAGGACTTGAGGAAACTAGCCAAGAAGCGGTCAGTGAGTGCAGACAACCTGACGGTGGTGCGGTGGTGTCCAGCCATCATTTCCTAA
- the fzd8a gene encoding frizzled-8a, giving the protein MEYDLFGIYLLLSLALLPRSSRTTAKEITCQEIAVPLCKGIGYNYTYMPNQFNHDTQDEAGLEVHQFWPLVEIQCSPDLKFFLCSMYTPICLEDYKKPLPPCRSVCERARAGCAPLMRQYGFPWPDRMKCDLLPVQGNPDTLCMDYNRTDSTTVSPVLSKPTNHPGKGYNPPKNKPGRPGAPGKYKPPAAPCEPGCKCLEPMVPVNTDRHPLYNRVKTGQITNCAMPCHNPYFTHDERAFTAFWIGLWSVLCFVSTFATVATFLIDMERFKYPERPIIFLSACYMFVSIGYIVRLIAGHEKVACNREFDLEHIHYETTGPALCTVVFLLIYFFGMASSIWWVILSLTWFLAAGMKWGNEAIASYSQYFHLAAWLIPSMKSIAVLALSSVDGDSVAGICYVGNQNLDNLRGFVLAPLVIYLFIGTMFLLAGFVSLFRIRSVIKQGGTKTDKLEKLMIRIGIFTVLYTVPATIIVACYFYEQHNRQSWEITHNCSNCLLERDRRSPDYAVFMLKYFMCLLVGITSGVWIWSGKTLDSWRTFCTRCCWGSKGTSGSMYSDVSTGLTWRSGTASSVSCPKQMPLSQV; this is encoded by the coding sequence ATGGAGTACGACCTGTTTGGGATTTACCTGCTTCTCTCACTCGCTCTCCTGCCCCGATCCAGCCGCACCACGGCCAAGGAGATCACGTGCCAGGAGATAGCCGTGCCCCTGTGTAAGGGGATCGGCTACAACTACACCTACATGCCCAACCAGTTTAACCACGACACGCAGGACGAGGCGGGACTGGAGGTGCACCAGTTCTGGCCTCTGGTTGAGATCCAGTGTTCACCGGACCTGAAGTTCTTCCTGTGCAGCATGTACACCCCGATCTGCCTGGAGGACTACAAAAAGCCTCTCCCGCCGTGCCGGAGCGTGTGTGAAAGAGCCCGGGCCGGCTGTGCGCCTCTTATGAGGCAGTATGGCTTTCCCTGGCCGGACAGGATGAAGTGTGACCTGCTGCCGGTGCAAGGCAACCCGGACACGCTGTGCATGGACTATAACAGGACCGACTCCACCACAGTTTCTCCCGTGCTCTCTAAACCCACGAACCATCCCGGCAAGGGTTACAATCCACCGAAAAATAAGCCCGGCCGACCCGGTGCGCCTGGGAAATACAAGCCGCCCGCCGCTCCGTGCGAGCCGGGCTGCAAGTGTTTGGAGCCCATGGTGCCGGTGAACACGGACCGTCACCCGCTTTACAACCGTGTCAAAACAGGACAGATCACCAACTGCGCCATGCCGTGCCACAACCCGTATTTTACGCACGACGAGAGAGCATTCACCGCCTTTTGGATAGGACTTTGGTCCGTGTTGTGCTTCGTGTCAACTTTTGCTACCGTCGCCACTTTCCTCATCGACATGGAGCGGTTCAAGTACCCAGAGAGACCCATCATCTTCCTCTCAGCTTGTTACATGTTTGTTTCGATCGGCTACATTGTCAGACTGATCGCCGGACACGAGAAGGTGGCCTGCAACCGGGAGTTCGACCTGGAGCACATCCACTACGAGACCACCGGCCCCGCACTCTGCACCGTGGTCTTCCTCCTTATTTACTTTTTCGGCATGGCCAGCTCTATCTGGTGGGTCATCCTGTCTCTGACTTGGTTCCTCGCAGCGGGGATGAAGTGGGGGAACGAGGCGATCGCCAGTTACTCGCAGTACTTCCACCTGGCCGCCTGGCTCATCCCCAGCATGAAGTCCATCGCGGTCCTGGCGCTGAGCTCTGTGGACGGGGACTCGGTGGCTGGCATCTGCTACGTGGGGAACCAGAACCTGGACAACCTGCGGGGCTTCGTTCTCGCCCctttggttatttatttattcataggCACTATGTTTCTCCTGGCCGGATTTGTGTCCCTGTTCAGGATCCGCAGCGTCATCAAACAAGGTGGCACCAAGACTGACAAGCTGGAGAAGCTGATGATTAGAATAGGCATCTTCACAGTGCTCTACACCGTACCTGCCACAATCATAGTAGCCTGTTACTTTTATGAGCAGCACAACAGGCAGAGCTGGGAGATCACACACAATTGCTCCAACTGTTTACTGGAGCGGGACCGCAGGAGTCCGGACTATGCAGTTTTTATGTTAAAGTACTTTATGTGCCTTCTGGTGGGCATCACGTCTGGGGTGTGGATCTGGTCGGGAAAGACTTTGGACTCTTGGAGGACTTTTTGCACCAGGTGCTGTTGGGGCAGTAAAGGCACCAGTGGCTCCATGTACAGCGACGTGAGCACCGGACTGACGTGGAGGTCAGGCACGGCCAGCTCCGTGTCTTGCCCCAAGCAGATGCCATTGTCCCAGGTttga